The DNA window GGCTTTACTTCCTCTGTGGGCTTTTCTGGTGCAGGCTCTTCTGGTTTGGTCTCCTGTGGTTCAGGTGatgctgcagcagcagcagcctcctctttaTTTTCCTCTGCGCTgcttgcagcaggagcctcttcTTGGGTTGGCTTTGCCTCTTCATTGGTGGCCTCAGGAGCAGCTGCAGGCACATCCTCCTTAGCTCCCTCATTGGATGCAGCTGCGCCTTCAGCCTCAGCTCCTTCATTGTTCTCCTTTTTGTTCTTTTTGAAAGAAAAGCCACTCAGCTTAAAAGACTTTTTAAATGAGAAGCGCTTCTTTTTCTTCTTGGGGGTTTCGTTGCTGGTGGAAGGTGTAGAAGTGGAGCCTGCTTCTTCTGTTTTGGCAGAGGCCTCTCCCTCGGCTGGAGATGCTGGTTCAGTACTCTCCCCCTCGGCAGACGCAGCTGCCTCCTTCTCTGGGGCAGCCTctgctgcagcagcctcctctttagGGGTCTCCTCGGCTGGGGCACTCCCATTAGCCTGGACTTCCTCCTTTTCTGCCTCGGCTGCTGCAGGAGATGCATCACCATTGgccttcacatgtccattttcctGTGGAGGGTAACAATAGCATCACTTAGGAGCCACCAGTGGTGACATAACATTAATCCCCTGCCTATACACGTCATGCAGCCCATTACCACCTTATCCAGCCTTAAGTTACACA is part of the Leptodactylus fuscus isolate aLepFus1 chromosome 3, aLepFus1.hap2, whole genome shotgun sequence genome and encodes:
- the MARCKS gene encoding myristoylated alanine-rich C-kinase substrate, which produces MGAQFSKTAAKGEAATAEKPGEAVAASPSKTNGQENGHVKANGDASPAAAEAEKEEVQANGSAPAEETPKEEAAAAEAAPEKEAAASAEGESTEPASPAEGEASAKTEEAGSTSTPSTSNETPKKKKKRFSFKKSFKLSGFSFKKNKKENNEGAEAEGAAASNEGAKEDVPAAAPEATNEEAKPTQEEAPAASSAEENKEEAAAAAASPEPQETKPEEPAPEKPTEEVKPAEEPKPEEKPAEEAPATVAAPEAPSTEPEAPKAEEPAAPTQEATSESSPAAESAE